TCCGCGGCGGCTTCGTCGTACTGATCGAGCGCCGCCTGGCGCTCCTCGGGGCGGTTCAGATTCCGCCCGTCGCCGCCGCGATACGGCGCTTCGGCCGTCTGGAACATCGCCTGAGCGAACTGTTCGGCCATCTGTGAGAGGTCCCTGGCCTCTTCGAGTTCCCGTTCCAACTGCTGGATTCGCTGTTCTTTCTTCTCCAGTTCCTGTTTGAGGTCTGCGATCTCGCTCTCGCGACGCGCCTTCTCGTCGGAGATGTCCTGCAGCTCCGAGACGAGGTCGCCGTCGACGGACTTCAGATCCGGGCGCTCGAAGTCTTCGAGCCCCGGCGTCGCGCCCGCGTCGAAGGTCTGCTTCTTGTGGAACTTCACCCGGCGGAGGGACTCGGACCAGTCGGTGACGAGGAACGCCTCGCCGTCGTCCATCTCCTCGATCGCGTCGGCGTACTCCGAGCCGAGGATCCGACCCACGACCTTGGTGTCGTTGTTCCAGGTGAGTCGGTGCCAGACGAGCCAGTCGCACTGCGTGATGAAGTCCTTCTTGACGTCGGCGGGGCGCTGGGAGATGCCGACGATCCCGAGGCCGTGCTTGCGGCCGCGCTTGCCGATCTTGATCAGCATCTTGCCCGCTTCGGTCATCCCGCCGCCCTCGGGGATGTACTCGTGGCACTCCTCGACGAGCATCAGGAAGGGCTTCTTGAGCTTCTTCTCCTTCGCGAAGAGGTGGCGCGCGACCGCGGTCAGGAGCTCCTGGGCCTCGTCGTCGTCGAGGTAGCCCGAGACGTCGAGGATGATGGGGACGTTCTGTTCGAGGGCGAGATTCGCCAGCTTCTCGGCGTGCTCGGGGCTGACGACGATGTCGCACTCCTCGTCGGCGCCGGCGTGGAGCAGTTCGAACTGCTCTTTCAGTCCGTAGTACTCGCCGTCGGTGTCGACGATGAGCACGGGAAAATTGTTCGAGAGGAGGTTCTCGATCACCACCGAGGCCGTGTTCGACTTCCCGGACCC
This is a stretch of genomic DNA from Halobellus sp. MBLA0158. It encodes these proteins:
- a CDS encoding ATP-binding protein: MTEDTETIAVANVSEGPGGDGQSAPGTPVELPVVDILTGRGFITGKSGSGKSNTASVVIENLLSNNFPVLIVDTDGEYYGLKEQFELLHAGADEECDIVVSPEHAEKLANLALEQNVPIILDVSGYLDDDEAQELLTAVARHLFAKEKKLKKPFLMLVEECHEYIPEGGGMTEAGKMLIKIGKRGRKHGLGIVGISQRPADVKKDFITQCDWLVWHRLTWNNDTKVVGRILGSEYADAIEEMDDGEAFLVTDWSESLRRVKFHKKQTFDAGATPGLEDFERPDLKSVDGDLVSELQDISDEKARRESEIADLKQELEKKEQRIQQLERELEEARDLSQMAEQFAQAMFQTAEAPYRGGDGRNLNRPEERQAALDQYDEAAADGTVEESAATADADAAETDPDADEEEAVTAAAAAAYPGLDTDIEVGDDGHVGPTDADIEPERAHEHTAGLTGREDVIERLRNVIASLPPASRRMLAFYREIESCDPVDAHVAAGEVGDKQLAYSRNGPLRRAGFVEHVGRGRYAYALPDLVRSEFADRLSESELREVVTAVEAAFRPDLSDHLDDGRDGSDDSEAADASEGMNDDEAKPTVDTPVAEK